The following nucleotide sequence is from bacterium.
TGGCGACCGCGGGCGAGCGCGAGAGGAGCAGGCCCATGCCGGAGGACGGCAGCGCGACGAGCGCTTTTCTCGGAAAGGGAAGCCGGGTCACCGGAAAGCTGGTGTTCGAAGGCCCCGTTCGCATCGAGGGACAGGTAGAGGGCGAGATCGCGGCCCAGGACACGCTGACGATCGGCGAGAGCGCCGTCATCAACGCGCAGATCGTCGGCAACTCGATCGTGATCCACGGCAAGGTCACGGGCGACGTGACGGCCCGCAAGCGCCTCGAGATTCGCGCTCCGGGCAAGCTCATCGGCAACATCTCGGCGCCCACGCTGGTGATCCACGAGGGCGTCGTCTTCGAAGGTCAGTGCACGATGGGCGGGGAAGCGCAGCGTCCTGCGAAGGAAGCCAAGGTTGCGCACCTGCCGAAAGACGGCCGTGCCGACGTCGCCCCTTGAAGCCCTGCGCCGAGGGCACTAAGTAAGCCCGCCTTCACGCTCCTCACCGCCTCGCTCCGCCCCATCCCGCATGCTCCAGATTCCGCCGGACTATACGTTCTTCGTCCAGATCGCGCTCTTCCTCGTGCTCTGGGTGGCGTTGAAGCGCCTCTGGTTCGACCCGGCCATGGCCGTGGCGAAGGAGCGCGCCATCCGCTCCGAAGGGGCCATCGCCGAGGCGAAGTCGGTCCAAGGCCGCGCCGAGACCATGCGGGCGGAGCACGCGCACAAGCTCGCGGAGGCGCGGGCGGAGGCCCAGCGTGAGGCGCAGGAGATCCTGCGCGCGGCCGAGAGCGAGCACCGACGCCTCGTCAACGAGGCCACCGAGGAGGCGCAGCAGACCATCGCCGAGGCGCGCCAGCGGATCGCCGAAGACGTCGCCACCGCGCGTCGCGCGCTGCGCTCTGAGGTCGAGGCGCTCGCCGGCGACGTCGCCCGCGCCGTGATGGGAAGGACGGTGCGATGACCGAGCACGGCGCACATCACGCCCCCCAGATCACCGATCTCATCCTCCCGGCGATCAACTTCGCGCTCTTCGCGGCGCTGCTGGTGTGGAAGCTGCGCGGGCCGATCGTCGAGTACTTCCGCGAGCGCACGGAGCGCATTCGCGACGCCCTCGCCGCCGGGACCCGGGCCCGCGCCGAAGCAGCGGCGCTCGAGGCCGAGATCGCCCGCGACCTCGCCGAGCTTCCCGCCCTGACCTCTCGCATCCGCGCCGACCTGCGCGCCGCCGCGGAGACCGAGCGCGATCATCTCGTCGCGCAGGGGCGCCGCACGGCGGAGCGTCTCCGCAACGACGCCCGGTTGCTCGCCGACCAGGAGGCCCGCGCCGCCCTCCGCGACGTCCGGCGCGAGGTGGCCGACGAGGCCGTGCGCGAAGCCACCGCTCTGGTGCGTGGCGCCCTCGGTCCCGACGACCAGGCGCGCTTCGTGCGCGAGTTCGTGAGCTCCGCGGGAGCCTCGGCGTGAACGGCGGCCTCGCCCGACGCTATGCCCGTGCCCTGCTCGGCCTGGAGCCCGATCGCAGCGTGCTCGACGCCACCGGCGACGAGCTCACCCGCGTCGCCGACGCCTTCGCCGAGCCGCGCCTCCGCGCCGTCGTGCTGAACTCGGGCATCGATCTCGACGCGCGCCGGCGCATCGTCGGCGAGATCGTCGAGCAGCTCGGCGTGTCGACCGACGTCGGCAACCTCGTCCGCCTCCTCGCCGACCGCGATCGCCTGCCGATCCTCGGCGACGTGGCGCGCGCCTTCGAGGCGATGGTCGACGGCGCCCTCGGCCGCGCGCGCGTGCGCATCCGCACCGCGCAGCCGCTCGGGCCGGCCGAGAAGACCGAGATCGTCGACCTGGCGCGGCGGCTCGTGGGTCTCGACGTCGTGCCCACGACCGACGTCGATGCCGAGCTCCTCGGCGGCGTCGTGCTCGACGCCGGCGGCACCGTGTACGACGGCAGCATTCGAACGCAGCTCGCCCGCGTGGCGAACGAGATGGCCGGGGGCGAGGGTTGACCCGCCCGGCCGGGGGGAATTGACGCGATGCAGATCCGCGCGGCGGAAGTCAGCGACATCATCCGCAAGCAGATCCAGGACTACGAGAAGCAGCTCGAAGTCCGGGAGACGGGCGTCGTCCTGTCTGCCGGTGACGGCATCGCCCGTGTCTACGGCCTCGACAAGGTCGCGGCCGGCGAGCTCATCGAGTTTCCCCACGGCATCTACGGCCTGGCGTTGAACCTGGAAGAGGACAACGTCGGCGTCGCCCTGATGGGCGAGGCGCAGGCCATCAAGGAAGGCGATGAGGTCAAGCGAACGGGCCGTATCGCCGAGGTGCCCGTCGGCGACGCCCTGCTCGGCCGCGTCGTGAACGCGCTCGGCCAGCCGGTCGACGGCAAGGGGCCGATCGACACCCCGCACCGCCAGCGCATCGAGCTGAAGGCGCCGGGCATCATCGCCCGCGAGCCCGTGAAGCAGCCGCTCCAGACCGGCATCAAGGCGATCGACGCATTGATCCCGATCGGACGCGGCCAGCGCGAGCTCATCATCGGCGACCGCCAGACCGGCAAGACCGCGGTCGCGATCGACACCATCATCAACCAGAAGGGCGGCGACGTGCACTGCATCTACGTCGCCGTCGGCCAGAAGCGCTCCACGGTCGCGCAGGTCGTCGACAAGCTGCAGAAGTTCGGCGCGATGGAGTACACGACGGTCGTCATCGCGTCCGCGTCCGACCCCGCGCCGCTCCAGTTCATCGCGCCCTACAGCGGCTGCGCGATGGGCGAGTACTTCCGCGACAACGGCCGGCACGCCCTCGTGATCTACGACGACCTCTCGAAGCAGGCCGCGGCGTACCGCCAGCTCTCGCTGCTGCTGCGCCGCCCGCCGGGCCGCGAGGCGTATCCCGGCGACGTCTTCTATCTCCACTCGCGCCTCCTCGAGCGCGCGGCGAAGATGAGCCAGGAGCAGGGCGGCGGCTCGCTGACGGCGCTGCCGATCATCGAGACCCAGGCCGGCGACGTGTCGGCGTACATCCCGACGAACGTCATCTCGATCACCGACGGCCAGATCTTCCTCGAGACCGACCTGTTCTACTCGGGCGTCCGGCCCGCGCTGAACGTCGGCATCTCGGTGTCGCGCGTCGGCGGCAACGCGCAGGTGAAGGCGATGAAGAAGGTCGCCGGCCCGCTGCGTCTCGAGCTGGCGCAGTTCCGCGCCATGGCGGCGTTCGCGCAGTTCGCCTCCGACCTCGACGCCGCCACCAAGCGCCAGCTCGCCCGCGGCGAGCGGCTCACCGAGGTGATGAAGCAGGCCCAGTACCAGCCGGTGCCGGTCGAGCGGCAGATCCTCATCATCTACGCCGCCACCGCCGGTCACCTCGACGCCTACCCGGTCGGCGCCATCGGCCGCTACGAGCGCGAGCTCTACGCTTTCGTGGAGGCGAAGCACCCGCAGGTGTTCGCGCAGATCCGCGACAAGAAGGAGCTCACCGAGGACGTCACGAAGGCCGTCGAGACGGCCCTCGCCGACTTCGCCTCCGTCTTCTCGGCCTGATCCCGCCCGATGCCCAGCCTCAAAGACCTGCGCAAGCGGGTGGCTTCCGTGAAGTCCACCCAGCAGATCACCAAGGCCATGAAGATGGTGGCCGCGGCACGCTTGCGCCGTGCGCAGGAGGCCGCGGAGCGGGCGCGGCCGTACGCGGGGAAGCTGAGCGAGATGTTCCGCGCCGTCGTCGCCGACCTCGGCGAGGAGGCGCACCCGCTGCTCGCGCGCCGCGAGGAGCGTCGCATCGACGTCGTCGTGCTGACGAGCGACCGTGGTCTCTGCGGCGGCTACAACGCCAACGTCCTCCGGCTCGCGTCGAGCTTCCTGCGCGAGAAGGCAGGCGCCGAGGTCTCGCTCTACGTCGTGGGCCGCAAAGGCCTCGAGTACTTCCGTCGGCGTGGGCCCTCGCCCACCAGCGAGAAGACCGGCGTCGCCAACGAGCCCATCGTCGAGGTGGCGCGCGAGGTCGCCGCACGGGTGACCGAGCGCTTCGCCGCCGACGAGACCGATGCGGTCTATCTGATCTACAGCCGGTTCCGCTCGGCCATCGCGCAGATCCCGAGCGTCGTGCCGCTGCTGCCGGTTCCGCTCGAGACCGAAGGCGAGACCGGGCCGGCCGTCGACTACATCTTCGAGCCGCCGCGCGCCGAGCTGCTGGGTGCGTTGCTGCCGCGCTACATCGAGGCGCAGATACTCCAGGCCCTGCTCGAATCGCAGGCGAGCGAGCTGGGCGCGCGCATGACGGCCATGGACAACGCCACGCGCAACGCCTCCGACATGATCGACCGCCTCACGCTCCAGATGAACCGCGTCCGCCAGGCCACCATCACCACCGAGCTGATGGAGATCGTGTCGGGCGCCGAAGCGCTCAAGGGGTAATTCGCGCCAATGCCGAGCAACGGACGTATCACGCAGGTCATCGGGCCCGTCGTCGACGTGGAGTTTCCCGACGGCAGCCTGCCGGCGATCTTCAACGCGCTCACCGTCACCAACCCGGCCATCAGCGACGAGCCGTGGAACCTGGTGCTCGAGGTGGCGCAGCACCTCGGCGAGAAGACGGTGCGCGCGATCGCCATGGACTCGACCGAGGGCCTCGTGCGCGGCATCGAGGTGCGCGACACGGGCGACGGCATCTCCGTCCCGGTGGGCGCCGCCACGCTCGGCCGCATCATGAACGTCATCGGCCAGCCGGTGGACGAGGCCGGCCCGATCCAGACCGACAAGCGCTGGGCGATCCATCGCGAGACGCCGTCGTTCACCGACCAGGAGACGGCGGTCACCGCGTTCGAGACCGGCATCAAGGTCGTCGACCTGCTCGCGCCGTATCAGCGTGGCG
It contains:
- a CDS encoding ATP synthase F0 subunit B, whose translation is MLQIPPDYTFFVQIALFLVLWVALKRLWFDPAMAVAKERAIRSEGAIAEAKSVQGRAETMRAEHAHKLAEARAEAQREAQEILRAAESEHRRLVNEATEEAQQTIAEARQRIAEDVATARRALRSEVEALAGDVARAVMGRTVR
- the atpH gene encoding ATP synthase F1 subunit delta, translating into MNGGLARRYARALLGLEPDRSVLDATGDELTRVADAFAEPRLRAVVLNSGIDLDARRRIVGEIVEQLGVSTDVGNLVRLLADRDRLPILGDVARAFEAMVDGALGRARVRIRTAQPLGPAEKTEIVDLARRLVGLDVVPTTDVDAELLGGVVLDAGGTVYDGSIRTQLARVANEMAGGEG
- the atpG gene encoding ATP synthase F1 subunit gamma, with translation MPSLKDLRKRVASVKSTQQITKAMKMVAAARLRRAQEAAERARPYAGKLSEMFRAVVADLGEEAHPLLARREERRIDVVVLTSDRGLCGGYNANVLRLASSFLREKAGAEVSLYVVGRKGLEYFRRRGPSPTSEKTGVANEPIVEVAREVAARVTERFAADETDAVYLIYSRFRSAIAQIPSVVPLLPVPLETEGETGPAVDYIFEPPRAELLGALLPRYIEAQILQALLESQASELGARMTAMDNATRNASDMIDRLTLQMNRVRQATITTELMEIVSGAEALKG
- a CDS encoding polymer-forming cytoskeletal protein; this encodes MPEDGSATSAFLGKGSRVTGKLVFEGPVRIEGQVEGEIAAQDTLTIGESAVINAQIVGNSIVIHGKVTGDVTARKRLEIRAPGKLIGNISAPTLVIHEGVVFEGQCTMGGEAQRPAKEAKVAHLPKDGRADVAP
- the atpA gene encoding F0F1 ATP synthase subunit alpha, which gives rise to MQIRAAEVSDIIRKQIQDYEKQLEVRETGVVLSAGDGIARVYGLDKVAAGELIEFPHGIYGLALNLEEDNVGVALMGEAQAIKEGDEVKRTGRIAEVPVGDALLGRVVNALGQPVDGKGPIDTPHRQRIELKAPGIIAREPVKQPLQTGIKAIDALIPIGRGQRELIIGDRQTGKTAVAIDTIINQKGGDVHCIYVAVGQKRSTVAQVVDKLQKFGAMEYTTVVIASASDPAPLQFIAPYSGCAMGEYFRDNGRHALVIYDDLSKQAAAYRQLSLLLRRPPGREAYPGDVFYLHSRLLERAAKMSQEQGGGSLTALPIIETQAGDVSAYIPTNVISITDGQIFLETDLFYSGVRPALNVGISVSRVGGNAQVKAMKKVAGPLRLELAQFRAMAAFAQFASDLDAATKRQLARGERLTEVMKQAQYQPVPVERQILIIYAATAGHLDAYPVGAIGRYERELYAFVEAKHPQVFAQIRDKKELTEDVTKAVETALADFASVFSA